In one Antennarius striatus isolate MH-2024 chromosome 1, ASM4005453v1, whole genome shotgun sequence genomic region, the following are encoded:
- the ildr1a gene encoding immunoglobulin-like domain-containing receptor 1a isoform X1: MKVYFILQSVQEFYSRVFTGGAACTLIMWRPSSVILLLSLLKVSQCVDVTVERAERSTALFASVTLRCDFSTSAPLQDVVVVWRYKSFCKDPVLEYYSTAYQSALQLGQDPSNDCPDSQRTMRTVIQKRGSNEPTLGTEYRSRKITIENKADLVINEVMWWDNGVYICIVQTPGDTSGDPDEEVKLIVYHWLTVLFIIIGALLLILLFCICCCQCCPQKCCCYVRCPCCPQQCCCPEKAVMRHRMMKEAERAMAPWLGGQPVYGPISHGSSQMNPLLYAGSVSGKSVPLKPIPLPPPQSAVYSMPPPSTAHTSGNNSHMLDYLESQVRGMDMNSPPLQVQPPPPQHMQLNQPPVHPMMHMQPPPHHMPTNIPFSPGPPSMISALDEGPVERRIITLPPIRETQTSRMMPPPPKTRPPSSSESSRSGFGRRDERGGAAGRRYPSPPRSRGIPRSYSEESLDGRGRNGPRSGLLQPRSRSRDDLFDSRSRGDYSPPASRRSRGGSWSSDDEDSSRRGGRRGGGYGAKPPSYLEYEPGQKPGTRRNERFSDKSSRSGTSVVI, translated from the exons ATGAAAGTCTATTTTATTCTTCAGTCAGTCCAGGAGTTTTATTCACGCGTGTTTACCGGAGGAGCGGCTTGTACGCTCATCATGTGGAGACCATCTTCCGTGATCCTGTTGCTGTCGCTTCTAAAAG TGTCACAGTGCGTGGATGTGACGGTCGAGCGGGCGGAGAGGAGCACGGCTCTGTTTGCCTCAGTGACCCTACGCTGTGACTTCAGCACCTCTGCCCCCCTCCAGGATGTTGTGGTGGTTTGGAGATACAAGTCCTTCTGTAAGGACCCGGTGCTGGAGTACTACTCCACGG CGTATCAGTCCGCATTACAGTTGGGACAGGACCCGTCGAATGACTGCCCAGATAGTCAGCGGACAATGCGCACAGTGATCCAGAAGCGCGGAAGCAACGAGCCAACCCTAGGAACGGAATATCGTTCACGAAAGATCACCATCGAAAATA AGGCAGATCTGGTGATCAATGAGGTGATGTGGTGGGATAACGGTGTGTACATCTGCATCGTACAAACTCCAGGAGACACGTCTGGTGACCCTGATGAAGAGGTCAAACTCATCGTTTACc ACTGGTTAACAgtgctcttcatcatcatcggagccctcctcctcatcctccttttcTGTATCTGCTGCTGCCAGTGTTGCCCTCAGAAATGCTGCTGCTACGTTCGCTGTCCCTGCTGCCCACAGCAATGCTGCTGCCCAGAAAAAG CTGTGATGCGTCATCGTATGATGAAGGAGGCTGAGAGGGCCATGGCTCCCTGGCTAGGAGGACAGCCGGTGTACGGCCCGATCAGCCACGGCTCGTCCCAGATGAACCCGCTGCTTTAcgctg gGTCTGTTTCAGGCAAGAGTGTCCCCCTGAAGCCCATTCCCCTGCCTCCTCCTCAGTCTGCAGTGTACAGCATGCCCCCTCCCAGCACCGCCCACACCTCTGGAAACAATAGCCACATGCTCGATTACCTGGAGAGCCAGGTTAGGGGGATGGACATGAACAGTCCTCCGCTGCAG gttcaaccccctccaccccaGCACATGCAGCTGAACCAGCCTCCTGTCCACCCCATGATGCACATGCAACCTCCTCCCCATCACATGCCTACGAACATCCCATTTTCCCCCGGACCTCCAAGCATGATTTCTGCCCTGGACGAGGGCCCAGTGGAGCGTCGCATAATCACACTCCCACCGATAAGGGAGACGCAGACGAGCAGAATGATGCCTCCTCCACCGAAAACCCGCCCTCCCAGTTCCAGCGAGAGCAGCCGCAGCGGTTTTGGGCGCCGCGACGAacgaggaggagcagcaggcagGCGTTACCCCTCCCCACCTCGCTCCAGAGGGATTCCCAGGAGCTACAGCGAAGAGTCTCTGGACGGGAGGGGTCGTAACGGGCCGCGCAGCGGCCTGCTCCAGCCTCGCTCCCGTTCGAGGGATGACCTATTTGATAGCAGGTCCAGAGGAGACTACTCTCCCCCGGCTTCGAGAAGGTCAAGAGGGGGGTCCTGGAGCTCAGATGATGAGGACAGTagcaggagaggagggaggagaggaggagggtaCGGGGCAAAACCTCCCAGCTACCTTGAATACGAACCTGGACAGAAACCAGGAACACGAAGGAATGAACGATTCTCT GACAAGAGTTCTCGCAGTGGCACGAGTGTCGTCATCTGA
- the ildr1a gene encoding immunoglobulin-like domain-containing receptor 1a isoform X2, whose translation MWRPSSVILLLSLLKVSQCVDVTVERAERSTALFASVTLRCDFSTSAPLQDVVVVWRYKSFCKDPVLEYYSTAYQSALQLGQDPSNDCPDSQRTMRTVIQKRGSNEPTLGTEYRSRKITIENKADLVINEVMWWDNGVYICIVQTPGDTSGDPDEEVKLIVYHWLTVLFIIIGALLLILLFCICCCQCCPQKCCCYVRCPCCPQQCCCPEKAVMRHRMMKEAERAMAPWLGGQPVYGPISHGSSQMNPLLYAGSVSGKSVPLKPIPLPPPQSAVYSMPPPSTAHTSGNNSHMLDYLESQVRGMDMNSPPLQVQPPPPQHMQLNQPPVHPMMHMQPPPHHMPTNIPFSPGPPSMISALDEGPVERRIITLPPIRETQTSRMMPPPPKTRPPSSSESSRSGFGRRDERGGAAGRRYPSPPRSRGIPRSYSEESLDGRGRNGPRSGLLQPRSRSRDDLFDSRSRGDYSPPASRRSRGGSWSSDDEDSSRRGGRRGGGYGAKPPSYLEYEPGQKPGTRRNERFSDKSSRSGTSVVI comes from the exons ATGTGGAGACCATCTTCCGTGATCCTGTTGCTGTCGCTTCTAAAAG TGTCACAGTGCGTGGATGTGACGGTCGAGCGGGCGGAGAGGAGCACGGCTCTGTTTGCCTCAGTGACCCTACGCTGTGACTTCAGCACCTCTGCCCCCCTCCAGGATGTTGTGGTGGTTTGGAGATACAAGTCCTTCTGTAAGGACCCGGTGCTGGAGTACTACTCCACGG CGTATCAGTCCGCATTACAGTTGGGACAGGACCCGTCGAATGACTGCCCAGATAGTCAGCGGACAATGCGCACAGTGATCCAGAAGCGCGGAAGCAACGAGCCAACCCTAGGAACGGAATATCGTTCACGAAAGATCACCATCGAAAATA AGGCAGATCTGGTGATCAATGAGGTGATGTGGTGGGATAACGGTGTGTACATCTGCATCGTACAAACTCCAGGAGACACGTCTGGTGACCCTGATGAAGAGGTCAAACTCATCGTTTACc ACTGGTTAACAgtgctcttcatcatcatcggagccctcctcctcatcctccttttcTGTATCTGCTGCTGCCAGTGTTGCCCTCAGAAATGCTGCTGCTACGTTCGCTGTCCCTGCTGCCCACAGCAATGCTGCTGCCCAGAAAAAG CTGTGATGCGTCATCGTATGATGAAGGAGGCTGAGAGGGCCATGGCTCCCTGGCTAGGAGGACAGCCGGTGTACGGCCCGATCAGCCACGGCTCGTCCCAGATGAACCCGCTGCTTTAcgctg gGTCTGTTTCAGGCAAGAGTGTCCCCCTGAAGCCCATTCCCCTGCCTCCTCCTCAGTCTGCAGTGTACAGCATGCCCCCTCCCAGCACCGCCCACACCTCTGGAAACAATAGCCACATGCTCGATTACCTGGAGAGCCAGGTTAGGGGGATGGACATGAACAGTCCTCCGCTGCAG gttcaaccccctccaccccaGCACATGCAGCTGAACCAGCCTCCTGTCCACCCCATGATGCACATGCAACCTCCTCCCCATCACATGCCTACGAACATCCCATTTTCCCCCGGACCTCCAAGCATGATTTCTGCCCTGGACGAGGGCCCAGTGGAGCGTCGCATAATCACACTCCCACCGATAAGGGAGACGCAGACGAGCAGAATGATGCCTCCTCCACCGAAAACCCGCCCTCCCAGTTCCAGCGAGAGCAGCCGCAGCGGTTTTGGGCGCCGCGACGAacgaggaggagcagcaggcagGCGTTACCCCTCCCCACCTCGCTCCAGAGGGATTCCCAGGAGCTACAGCGAAGAGTCTCTGGACGGGAGGGGTCGTAACGGGCCGCGCAGCGGCCTGCTCCAGCCTCGCTCCCGTTCGAGGGATGACCTATTTGATAGCAGGTCCAGAGGAGACTACTCTCCCCCGGCTTCGAGAAGGTCAAGAGGGGGGTCCTGGAGCTCAGATGATGAGGACAGTagcaggagaggagggaggagaggaggagggtaCGGGGCAAAACCTCCCAGCTACCTTGAATACGAACCTGGACAGAAACCAGGAACACGAAGGAATGAACGATTCTCT GACAAGAGTTCTCGCAGTGGCACGAGTGTCGTCATCTGA